In Vigna unguiculata cultivar IT97K-499-35 chromosome 3, ASM411807v1, whole genome shotgun sequence, a single genomic region encodes these proteins:
- the LOC114178998 gene encoding uncharacterized protein LOC114178998 isoform X1 yields the protein MELWNRARSFAEEAAKRSNDLSLGASKLSDIITETTKEIAAQASKHLPQPSLTTDVDLQRFGITEELREFVRGITIATFEDFPLQDDTEFSDVPAVSNVRQDLTDWQEKHASLVLSTVKEISRLRYDLCPRVMKERKFWRIYFLLVNNHTAPYENKYMEDEKLKSSEQGNDRIVTMKPLNAELICNQEAQEMQKKDKLSNSSTEQDLDVFLLGEGNSDDDEPDDDNGRYNDDLDKLMDNSLATLMNVQDDEKGK from the exons atgGAGCTGTGGAACAGAGCCAGAAGCTTTGCGGAAGAAGCAGCGAAACGTTCGAATGATCTGTCCTTGGGAGCTTCCAAATTGAGCGACATCATTACAGAAACCACCAAAGAGATAGCGGCACAAGCTTCAAAGCACTTGCCGCAACCTTCGCTCACAACCGACGTCGATCTCCAGCGTTTTGGCATCACCGAAGAGTTGAGAGAGTTCGTCAGAGGGATCACCATCGCTACCTTTGAAGATTTCCCCCTTCAAg ATGATACGGAATTTTCTGATGTTCCTGCGGTTTCAAATGTCAGGCAGGATCTAACTGATTGGCAGGAAAAACATGCCAGTCTTGTTCTTTCTACCGTCAAG GAGATTTCTCGATTGAGGTATGATCTGTGTCCACGAGTCATGAAAGAGAGGAAGTTTTggagaatatattttttacttgtgAATAATCATACTGCACC CTATGAGAATAAGTACATGgaagatgaaaaactaaaatcttCTGAACAAGGAAACGATCGCATAGTCACGATGAAACCATTAAATGCTGAATTGATCTGTAATCAAGAGGCGCAGGAAATGCAAAAAAAGGACAAATTATCAAATTCATCAACTGAGCAAGACTTGGATGTATTTCTTCTGGGGGAAGGAAACAGCGATGACGACGAGCCCG ATGATGACAATGGAAGATACAATGATGATTTGGACAAACTGATGGATAATTCG TTGGCGACACTTATGAATGTACAGGATGATGAGAAAGGGAAATGA
- the LOC114178998 gene encoding uncharacterized protein LOC114178998 isoform X2: MELWNRARSFAEEAAKRSNDLSLGASKLSDIITETTKEIAAQASKHLPQPSLTTDVDLQRFGITEELREFVRGITIATFEDFPLQDDTEFSDVPAVSNVRQDLTDWQEKHASLVLSTVKEISRLRYDLCPRVMKERKFWRIYFLLVNNHTAPYENKYMEDEKLKSSEQGNDRIVTMKPLNAELICNQEAQEMQKKDKLSNSSTEQDLDVFLLGEGNSDDDEPDDDNGRYNDDLDKLMDNSDDEKGK, encoded by the exons atgGAGCTGTGGAACAGAGCCAGAAGCTTTGCGGAAGAAGCAGCGAAACGTTCGAATGATCTGTCCTTGGGAGCTTCCAAATTGAGCGACATCATTACAGAAACCACCAAAGAGATAGCGGCACAAGCTTCAAAGCACTTGCCGCAACCTTCGCTCACAACCGACGTCGATCTCCAGCGTTTTGGCATCACCGAAGAGTTGAGAGAGTTCGTCAGAGGGATCACCATCGCTACCTTTGAAGATTTCCCCCTTCAAg ATGATACGGAATTTTCTGATGTTCCTGCGGTTTCAAATGTCAGGCAGGATCTAACTGATTGGCAGGAAAAACATGCCAGTCTTGTTCTTTCTACCGTCAAG GAGATTTCTCGATTGAGGTATGATCTGTGTCCACGAGTCATGAAAGAGAGGAAGTTTTggagaatatattttttacttgtgAATAATCATACTGCACC CTATGAGAATAAGTACATGgaagatgaaaaactaaaatcttCTGAACAAGGAAACGATCGCATAGTCACGATGAAACCATTAAATGCTGAATTGATCTGTAATCAAGAGGCGCAGGAAATGCAAAAAAAGGACAAATTATCAAATTCATCAACTGAGCAAGACTTGGATGTATTTCTTCTGGGGGAAGGAAACAGCGATGACGACGAGCCCG ATGATGACAATGGAAGATACAATGATGATTTGGACAAACTGATGGATAATTCG GATGATGAGAAAGGGAAATGA